One stretch of Punica granatum isolate Tunisia-2019 chromosome 5, ASM765513v2, whole genome shotgun sequence DNA includes these proteins:
- the LOC116207040 gene encoding major allergen Pru ar 1-like codes for MAVTCFTQEFRTSIAPSRMFKALILDSHNLIPKIAPQGIKSIEFVEGDGGAGSIKQTNFADGGHLKWLKHRIDAIDAEKFVCKYTLIESDIAFDKIESVVYELKFEASSDDGSICKMTSEYHMRAGVELKKDDIKQGKDKAMGLYKVVEEYLLANPDVYA; via the exons ATGGCCGTCACCTGCTTCACCCAGGAGTTCAGGACTTCGATTGCTCCATCAAGGATGTTCAAGGCTCTGATCCTCGACTCTCACAACCTCATCCCCAAGATTGCCCCTCAGGGTATTAAGAGCATCGAGTTCGTTGAAGGAGATGGCGGTGCTGGAAGCATCAAGCAGACCAACTTTGCCGATG GTGGACACTTGAAGTGGCTGAAGCACAGGATCGATGCGATAGATGCTGAGAAGTTTGTGTGCAAGTACACTCTGATCGAAAGTGACATAGCATTTGATAAGATCGAGTCAGTGGTGTATGAGTTGAAATTCGAAGCTTCGAGTGATGATGGGTCCATCTGCAAGATGACCAGCGAGTATCACATGAGAGCAGGTGTGGAGCTGAAGAAGGATGACATCAAGCAGGGCAAAGACAAAGCCATGGGACTCTACAAGGTTGTCGAGGAATACCTTCTCGCCAACCCCGACGTATATGCTTAA
- the LOC116207041 gene encoding pathogenesis-related protein STH-21-like, with protein MAATCFTQEFTTSVAPSRMFKALILDSHNLIPTIAPQGIKSIQFVEGDGAAGSIKQTNFADGGHLKWLKHRIDAIDAEKLVCKYTLIESDIAFDKIESVVYEVKFEASSDGGCVCKMMSEYHVKPGVELKEEDIKQGKDKAMGLYKVVEEYLLANPEIYA; from the exons ATGGCAGCCACTTGCTTCACCCAAGAGTTCACGACCTCTGTTGCCCCATCTAGGATGTTCAAGGCACTGATCCTAGACTCCCACAACCTCATCCCGACCATTGCCCCTCAGGGGATCAAGAGCATCCAGTTTGTGGAGGGAGACGGTGCTGCTGGTAGCATCAAGCAGACCAACTTTGCCGATG GTGGCCACTTGAAATGGCTGAAGCACAGGATCGACGCAATTGATGCAGAGAAGCTTGTATGCAAGTACACTCTGATCGAGAGCGATATCGCATTCGACAAGATCGAGTCGGTGGTGTATGAGGTGAAGTTTGAAGCTTCTAGTGATGGTGGGTGTGTTTGCAAAATGATGAGCGAGTACCACGTCAAACCGGGTGTGGAGTTGAAGGAGGAGGACATCAAGCAGGGCAAGGACAAAGCGATGGGACTCTATAAAGTTGTCGAGGAATACCTTCTTGCTAATCCTGAAATCTATGCCTAA
- the LOC116208962 gene encoding major strawberry allergen Fra a 1.06-like — MAIACFNQELKTGTAPLRMFKALILDSHSLIPKIAPQGIKSIEIDTVDAEKLVCKYTLIMSDSAFNKIESVVYEVKFEASSDDGCICKMTSKYHVKAGVELKEEDIKHGKDKATGLYKVVEEYLAANPDAYA; from the exons ATGGCCATCGCCTGCTTCAACCAGGAGCTCAAGACCGGGACTGCTCCATTGAGGATGTTCAAGGCTCTGATCCTCGACTCCCACAGCCTCATCCCCAAGATTGCCCCCCAAGGTATTAAGAGCATCGA GATCGACACAGTTGATGCAGAAAAGCTTGTATGCAAGTACACCTTGATCATGAGTGATAGTGCATTCAACAAGATCGAGTCGGTTGTGTACGAGGTGAAATTCGAAGCTTCCAGTGATGACGGGTGTATCTGCAAGATGACGAGCAAGTACCATGTGAAGGCCGGTGTGGAGCTGAAGGAGGAGGACATCAAGCATGGCAAGGACAAAGCCACGGGACTCTACAAAGTTGTTGAGGAATACCTCGCAGCCAACCCTGATGCCTATGCCTAA
- the LOC116208598 gene encoding pathogenesis-related protein STH-21-like, with protein sequence MAITCFTQEFTTPVAPSRMFKALILDSHNLIPRIAPQGIKSIEFVEGDGAAGSIKQTNFADGGHLKWLKHRINAVDAEKLVCNYTLIESDIAFDKIESVVYEVMFEASSDGGCVCKMTSEYHVKAGVELKEEDIKQGKDKAMGLYKVVEEYLVANPEAYA encoded by the exons ATGGCCATCACTTGTTTTACCCAAGAGTTCACGACCCCTGTTGCTCCATCTAGGATGTTCAAGGCACTGATCCTAGACTCTCACAACCTCATCCCGAGAATTGCCCCTCAGGGTATCAAGAGCATTGAGTTTGTGGAGGGAGATGGTGCTGCTGGTAGCATCAAGCAAACCAACTTTGCTGATG GTGGACATTTGAAATGGCTGAAGCACAGGATCAACGCAGTTGATGCAGAGAAGCTTGTGTGCAATTACACTCTGATCGAGAGTGACATCGCATTCGACAAGATTGAGTCGGTGGTGTACGAGGTGATGTTCGAAGCTTCTAGTGATGGTGGATGTGTCTGCAAAATGACAAGCGAGTACCATGTCAAGGCAGGCGTGGAGCTGAAGGAGGAGGACATTAAGCAGGGCAAGGACAAGGCGATGGGACTCTACAAGGTTGTCGAGGAATACCTTGTCGCCAATCCCGAAGCCTATGCCTAA
- the LOC116207066 gene encoding major allergen Pru ar 1-like — translation MAVTCFTQEFKTAIAPSRMFRALILDSHNLIPKIAPQGIKSIEFIQGDGGAGSIKQTNFADGGHLKWLKHRIDSIDVEKLVCKYTFIESDIAFDKIESVVYEVKFEASSDGGCVCKMTSEYHVKAGLELKEEDIKQGKDKAMGLYKVVEEYLTANPEAYA, via the exons atggccgTCACTTGCTTCACTCAGGAGTTCAAGACTGCGATTGCTCCATCCAGGATGTTCAGGGCGCTGATCCTCGACTCTCACAACCTCATCCCTAAGATAGCCCCTCAGGGTATTAAGAGCATCGAATTCATTCAAGGAGACGGTGGTGCCGGAAGCATCAAGCAGACTAACTTTGCTGATG GTGGTCACTTGAAGTGGTTGAAGCACAGGATAGATTCTATCGATGTAGAGAAGCTCGTGTGCAAGTACACCTTTATCGAGAGTGACATTGCCTTTGACAAGATTGAGTCGGTGGTGTACGAGGTGAAGTTCGAAGCTTCCAGCGATGGTGGGTGTGTCTGCAAGATGACGAGTGAGTACCATGTGAAGGCCGGTTTGGAGCTGAAGGAGGAGGATATAAAGCAGGGCAAGGACAAGGCCATGGGACTCTACAAAGTTGTTGAGGAATACCTCACGGCCAACCCCGAAGCCTATGCCTAA
- the LOC116208610 gene encoding pathogenesis-related protein STH-21-like, with protein sequence MAVTCFTQEFTTRNAPSRMFKALILDSHNLIPKIAPQGIKSIEFVEGDGGAGSIKQTNFADGGHLKWLKHRIDAIDAERLVCKYTLIESDIVFDKIESVVYEVKFEASGDGGCVCKMTSEYHVKAGAELKEEDIKQGKDKAMGLYKVVEEYLLANPKIYA encoded by the exons ATGGCCGTCACCTGCTTCACCCAGGAGTTTACGACTAGGAATGCTCCGTCGAGGATGTTCAAGGCACTGATCCTAGACTCTCACAACCTCATCCCCAAAATCGCCCCTCAGGGTATCAAGAGCATCGAGTTTGTTGAGGGAGACGGCGGCGCTGGAAGCATCAAGCAGACCAACTTTGCCGATG GTGGCCATTTAAAGTGGTTGAAGCACAGGATCGATGCCATTGACGCTGAAAGGCTCGTGTGCAAGTACACTTTAATTGAGAGCGACATCGTATTTGACAAGATCGAGTCGGTGGTGTATGAGGTGAAGTTCGAAGCTTCAGGTGATGGTGGGTGTGTGTGCAAGATGACGAGCGAGTACCATGTAAAGGCAGGTGCAGAGCTGAAGGAGGAGGACATCAAGCAGGGCAAGGACAAGGCGATGGGGCTCTACAAAGTAGTTGAGGAATACCTTCTTGCCAACCCCAAAATCTATGCCTAA
- the LOC116207196 gene encoding pathogenesis-related protein STH-21-like: MAVTCFTQEFTTPVAPSRMFKALILDSHNLIPRIAPQGIKSIEFVEGDGAAGSIKQTNFADGGHLKWLKHRINAVDAEKLVCNYTLIESDIAFDKIESVVYEVKFEASSDGGCVCKMTSEYHVKAGVQLKEEDIKQGKDKAMGLYKVVEEYLVANPEAYA, from the exons ATGGCCGTCACTTGTTTTACCCAAGAGTTCACGACCCCTGTTGCTCCATCTAGGATGTTCAAGGCACTGATCCTAGACTCTCACAACCTCATCCCGAGAATTGCCCCTCAGGGTATCAAGAGCATCGAGTTTGTGGAGGGAGATGGTGCTGCTGGTAGCATCAAGCAAACCAACTTTGCCGATG GTGGACACTTGAAGTGGCTGAAGCACAGGATCAACGCAGTTGATGCAGAGAAGCTTGTATGCAATTACACTCTGATCGAGAGTGACATCGCATTCGACAAGATTGAGTCGGTGGTGTACGAGGTGAAGTTCGAAGCTTCTAGTGATGGTGGGTGTGTCTGCAAAATGACGAGCGAGTACCATGTCAAGGCAGGAGTGCAGCTGAAGGAGGAGGACATTAAGCAGGGCAAGGACAAGGCAATGGGACTCTACAAGGTTGTCGAGGAATACCTTGTCGCAAATCCCGAAGCTTATGCCTAA
- the LOC116208888 gene encoding major strawberry allergen Fra a 1.06-like — MKMAITSFTQEFTTSIAPSRMFKGLILESHNLIPKIAPQGIESIVFVEGDGGVGSIKQTNFANGGHLKWLKHKTDAIDAEKLVCKYSLIESDIAFEKIESVVYEVKFETSSDGGCVCKMTSEYHVKAGVELKEEDIKQGKDRAMGLYKVVEEYLLANPEAYA; from the exons ATGAAAATGGCCATTACCAGCTTTACCCAGGAATTCACCACTTCCATCGCTCCATCGAGGATGTTTAAGGGTTTGATCCTCGAATCCCACAACCTCATCCCCAAAATTGCTCCACAGGGCATCGAGAGCATTGTGTTTGTTGAGGGAGATGGGGGTGTTGGAAGCATCAAGCAGACCAACTTTGCCAATG GTGGGCACTTGAAGTGGCTGAAGCACAAGACTGATGCTATTGATGCAGAGAAGCTTGTCTGCAAGTACTCATTGATCGAGAGTGATATTGCATTCGAAAAGATTGAGTCGGTGGTATACGAGGTAAAGTTTGAAACTTCCAGTGACGGTGGGTGCGTCTGCAAGATGACCAGCGAGTACCACGTGAAGGCCGGTGTGGAGCTGAAGGAGGAGGACATCAAGCAGGGAAAGGACAGGGCCATGGGTCTCTACAAAGTTGTCGAGGAATACCTCCTTGCCAATCCTGAAGCCTATGCTTAA
- the LOC116207042 gene encoding major allergen Pru ar 1-like: MAVTCFTQEFKTAIAPSRMFRALILDSHNLIPKIAPQGIKSIEFIQGDGGAGSIKQTNFADGGHLKWLKHRIDSINVEKLMCKYTFIESDIAFDKIESVVYEVKFEASSDGGCVCKMTSEYHVKAGLELKEEDIKQGKDKAMGLYKVVEEYLRANPEACA; encoded by the exons atggccgTCACTTGCTTCACTCAGGAGTTCAAGACTGCGATTGCTCCATCCAGGATGTTCAGGGCTCTGATCCTTGACTCTCACAACCTCATCCCTAAGATAGCCCCTCAGGGTATTAAGAGCATCGAATTCATTCAAGGAGACGGTGGTGCTGGAAGCATCAAGCAGACCAACTTTGCTGATG GGGGTCACTTGAAGTGGTTGAAGCACAGGATTGATTCTATCAATGTAGAGAAGCTCATGTGCAAGTACACCTTTATCGAAAGTGACATTGCCTTTGACAAGATTGAGTCGGTGGTGTACGAGGTGAAGTTCGAAGCTTCCAGTGATGGTGGGTGTGTCTGCAAGATGACAAGTGAGTACCATGTGAAGGCCGGTTTGGAGCTGAAGGAGGAGGATATAAAGCAGGGCAAGGACAAGGCCATGGGACTCTACAAAGTTGTTGAGGAATACCTCAGGGCCAACCCCGAAGCCTGTGCCTAA